In one Streptomyces venezuelae genomic region, the following are encoded:
- a CDS encoding TetR/AcrR family transcriptional regulator has protein sequence MTTSRPQGEQPRRRAPAGAAVLREDVTEAIRAAVFGELASVGYARMSIEGIARRAGVGKTAVYRRWRSKLHLVLDLVSAIAVQGLPAPDTGSLEGDLRLLYEVTSRALRHPVASQIIPDLQAEAARNPEIAEALQKALREGQYGVASGIVRAAVERGELRDGIDEELALDLLSGPLYWRSVVVRADLPKGYLGRLATATAAGLRAL, from the coding sequence ATGACGACGAGCAGGCCGCAAGGTGAACAACCGCGCCGCAGGGCCCCCGCGGGGGCCGCCGTGCTGCGTGAGGACGTGACCGAGGCGATCCGCGCCGCGGTCTTCGGGGAACTGGCCTCCGTCGGTTACGCGCGCATGTCGATCGAGGGCATCGCGCGCCGCGCGGGCGTCGGCAAGACGGCGGTCTACCGCCGCTGGCGCTCCAAGCTGCACCTCGTGCTCGACCTGGTGTCGGCGATAGCGGTCCAGGGGCTCCCGGCGCCGGACACGGGGTCGCTGGAGGGGGACTTGCGCCTGTTGTACGAGGTCACCTCACGCGCCCTGCGCCACCCCGTCGCCTCGCAGATCATCCCCGACCTCCAGGCCGAGGCGGCCCGCAATCCGGAGATCGCGGAGGCGTTGCAGAAGGCGCTGCGGGAGGGGCAGTACGGCGTCGCCAGCGGCATCGTGCGGGCCGCGGTGGAGCGGGGCGAGCTGCGCGACGGGATCGACGAGGAGCTGGCCCTCGACCTGCTGTCGGGGCCGCTCTACTGGCGCTCGGTGGTGGTGCGGGCCGACCTCCCCAAGGGCTACCTGGGGAGGCTCGCGACGGCCACGGCGGCGGGGCTGCGGGCGCTCTGA
- the galE gene encoding UDP-glucose 4-epimerase GalE, whose product MTWLITGGAGYIGAHVVRAMTEAGERAVVYDDLSTGIAERVPAGVPLVTGSVLDGDRLLRTFAEHGITGIVHLAGKKQVGESVERPLHYYHENVEGLRVLLSAVAASDDVAHFVFSSSASVYGMPDVDLVTEETPCLPMSPYGETKLAGEWLVRAVGRAHGLTTASLRYFNVAGAASADLADTGVFNLVPMVFERLTAGEAPRIFGADYATPDGTCVRDYIHVVDIAEAHVATARRLASAAPGTDLTLNIGRGEGVSVREMTTLINETTGHTTPAEVTARRPGDPARVVASADRIAAELGWSAKRDVRDMITSAWAGWMRQHPEAARGDR is encoded by the coding sequence ATGACCTGGCTGATCACCGGCGGCGCCGGATACATCGGGGCGCACGTCGTCCGCGCCATGACGGAGGCGGGCGAGCGGGCCGTGGTCTACGACGACCTGTCCACCGGCATCGCCGAGCGCGTCCCCGCCGGGGTGCCGCTGGTGACCGGCTCGGTCCTCGACGGCGACCGGCTGCTCCGCACCTTCGCGGAGCACGGGATCACCGGCATCGTGCACCTGGCGGGCAAGAAGCAGGTCGGCGAGTCCGTGGAGCGGCCGCTGCACTACTACCACGAGAACGTGGAGGGCCTGCGGGTCCTGCTGTCGGCGGTGGCCGCGTCGGACGACGTGGCCCACTTCGTCTTCTCCTCGTCCGCGTCCGTCTACGGCATGCCCGACGTCGACCTCGTCACCGAGGAGACGCCGTGCCTGCCGATGAGCCCGTACGGCGAGACGAAGCTGGCCGGCGAGTGGCTGGTCCGCGCGGTGGGCCGCGCCCACGGCCTGACGACGGCGTCCCTGCGCTACTTCAACGTGGCGGGCGCGGCCTCCGCGGACCTCGCCGACACCGGCGTCTTCAACCTGGTCCCGATGGTCTTCGAGAGGCTCACCGCGGGCGAGGCGCCGCGCATCTTCGGCGCGGACTACGCGACGCCGGACGGCACGTGCGTACGGGACTACATCCACGTCGTCGACATCGCCGAGGCCCACGTGGCGACGGCCCGCAGGCTCGCGTCCGCCGCGCCCGGCACGGACCTGACCCTCAACATCGGCCGCGGCGAGGGCGTGTCGGTCCGCGAGATGACGACCCTCATCAACGAGACCACGGGCCACACCACCCCCGCCGAGGTCACGGCCCGCCGCCCCGGCGACCCGGCCCGCGTGGTCGCGTCCGCGGACCGCATCGCCGCGGAACTCGGCTGGTCCGCGAAGCGCGACGTGCGCGACATGATCACGTCGGCGTGGGCGGGCTGGATGCGGCAGCACCCGGAGGCGGCGCGCGGCGACCGCTGA
- a CDS encoding glycosyltransferase family A protein gives MIGYNDAAHLADAVRSALAQGPAVHEVIAVDDCSTDASAEILAGLAADDARLRVIRRDTNSGGCGTPRNDGIDAAEAPYLMFLDSDDVLPPGAVDALLTAARRHGAEVASGLCVRRELPSGREVPWQPEIYRKPQLVARPELRPRLVHDTLCVNKLYRTAFLREHGIRFPEGRFVYEDFVFTARMLAAAPRIALVPDTVYVWHVRRAATNLSISLDRSDIANWQGRTEAHRQSVDILRDAHGAGGKRLARAARAKFVDHSLRMYTRELTARGKEYRREWWGLTRAYLATFDAADLDAAPAPGRVIARVILASDEPRDLSRLNQVAARPARLAPPYPRAADGTPVWAADLPQVTLEHLLVRPVRLLPIAVDGELRPAPGGSRLTLRLHELYGRVADAGPATVDVELVHRQTGVPGMRRTAAFAGERPGETWTAEVLLDLASLDNAVWDVRLRLLFEDGTARDSTAHAVAGPGLLRRTVVPSRRRGVLLVQPYATQAGNLSVRLAPGVRGVAGVAKRRLTRLLRSVRGAGGR, from the coding sequence GTGATCGGTTACAACGACGCGGCCCACCTCGCGGACGCCGTGCGCTCCGCCCTCGCACAGGGTCCCGCCGTCCACGAGGTGATCGCCGTCGACGACTGCTCGACGGATGCCAGTGCGGAGATCCTGGCCGGACTCGCGGCCGACGACGCGCGCCTGCGCGTGATCCGCAGGGACACCAACAGCGGCGGCTGCGGCACCCCCCGCAACGACGGCATCGACGCCGCCGAGGCCCCGTACCTGATGTTCCTCGACAGTGACGACGTGCTGCCGCCCGGCGCGGTCGACGCGCTGCTCACCGCCGCGCGCAGGCACGGCGCGGAGGTCGCGTCCGGACTCTGCGTGCGCCGCGAGCTGCCCTCCGGGCGCGAGGTGCCCTGGCAGCCGGAGATCTACCGCAAGCCGCAGCTCGTGGCCCGCCCGGAGCTGCGCCCGCGCCTCGTCCACGACACGCTCTGCGTCAACAAGCTCTACCGCACGGCGTTCCTGCGCGAGCACGGCATCCGCTTCCCCGAAGGCCGCTTCGTCTACGAGGACTTCGTCTTCACCGCGCGCATGCTGGCGGCCGCGCCGCGCATCGCCCTCGTCCCCGACACGGTCTACGTGTGGCACGTGCGCCGCGCCGCCACCAACCTGTCGATCTCCCTGGACCGCTCCGACATCGCCAACTGGCAGGGCCGCACGGAGGCGCACCGCCAGTCCGTCGACATCCTGCGGGACGCGCACGGCGCCGGCGGCAAGCGGCTCGCGCGGGCGGCGCGCGCCAAGTTCGTCGACCACAGCCTGCGCATGTACACACGGGAACTCACCGCGCGCGGCAAGGAGTACCGGCGCGAGTGGTGGGGCCTCACACGCGCGTACCTGGCGACGTTCGACGCCGCCGACCTCGACGCGGCCCCCGCGCCGGGCCGGGTCATCGCCCGCGTGATCCTCGCCTCCGACGAGCCGAGGGACCTGAGCCGCCTCAACCAGGTCGCGGCCCGCCCGGCGCGGCTCGCGCCGCCCTACCCTAGGGCGGCCGACGGCACGCCCGTCTGGGCGGCGGACCTCCCGCAGGTCACGCTGGAGCACCTCCTGGTGCGGCCCGTGCGGCTGCTGCCCATCGCCGTCGACGGCGAGCTGCGCCCGGCCCCGGGCGGGTCGCGGCTGACGCTGCGGCTGCACGAGCTGTACGGGCGGGTGGCGGACGCGGGGCCCGCCACGGTCGACGTGGAACTGGTGCACCGGCAGACCGGGGTGCCCGGGATGCGCAGGACGGCGGCGTTCGCGGGCGAGCGGCCGGGGGAGACGTGGACCGCCGAAGTCCTCCTCGACCTCGCCTCCCTCGACAACGCCGTGTGGGACGTCCGTCTGCGGCTCCTCTTCGAGGACGGCACGGCGCGCGACTCGACCGCGCACGCCGTCGCCGGGCCCGGGCTGCTGCGCCGGACGGTGGTGCCGAGCAGGCGGCGCGGGGTGCTGCTCGTCCAGCCGTACGCCACCCAGGCGGGGAACCTCTCCGTGCGGCTCGCCCCCGGCGTGCGGGGCGTGGCGGGCGTCGCCAAGCGGCGGCTGACCCGGCTCCTGCGCTCCGTGCGGGGCGCCGGAGGCCGCTGA